From the genome of Homo sapiens chromosome 19 genomic scaffold, GRCh38.p14 alternate locus group ALT_REF_LOCI_4 HSCHR19LRC_LRC_J_CTG3_1:
CGTCTCCCAGTGATATCAGGACCACTGTGGTCTTGTTGCTGGGGGCTGCTGGGATCCCCTGGCGCTCAGGTGCCTGGTGAAAGACACTAAGCCGCCACGCTGTCCATGTTAGTGAGCTCCCACTGCGGGCAGCACCAGCCCCTCTTTCTGAGCAGTCCCTGCCTCTCAGTGCAGGGCGGCCACCCACCCCGGGGTGAGCTCTCCTGTCCTTTTGGTGAGGGGTTTTGatgtctcccctccctcccttcaccccTGCCTGAGTATGAGGCTTCTTCCATCTTCACACCAGTCTCCTCCTTTAGGGTGTCAGCTCTCCAAGGACCAAGAAGCCCACTGCCCTTGATATTTGCATCAGATCCCACACTGTGGGTTTGTTGACTTCCCATCTACCCTTACGCTGGGTGTCAGCAGTTGGAGAACAAGGGTTTCGCCTTCTGGCCCCGCTGCTGGTACCCCATGAGAGTAGGAAGCTTCCTAGACCCGGGTTCCTGTACTGCGAGGTGGGGGCTCTTCCCTCTGGGGCTGTGCCTTCTCTCCAGGGTAAGGACCCTTTCTTGGTGTCACCTCCCCCAGGGATAAGGTTCTTGCCATCCTTGGTATTGGTATGGCTGCTTTTCTGGATTTGAGGTGTCCACGCCTCTGCATGTGTCCCCACCGTAAGGCTGAGGACCCCTCTCGGATGCAGGTGCCCCCGGCTCATGCTTCCAAAACCCCCTCTTGATTTGTCACTGTATGGGGTAAGGCATAGTTTCCTGGCTGTGTGGATGTAAGATACCTGAGTCTCAAGCGGGAGACTCCACTGTAGACCCTGTCCCTGGGACCAGAGACTTCTCTGGTGTAGACTTTCCAAGGTGGGAGATTCCAGCCCCCCACCCTTGGCATGGGGCATCTCAGTGGAGATGACTACCTCTACCCCAGGCCCTAACGCATCCTTCTTCTGGAGTCTCAGAGCCTCTGTGTGGCCACGTCAGCAGCCACCTGGGTTAAGGATCACCCTTCAACATCACTTCTCAGAGCTCCTTGCTGCAGAGGCGGAAGCTCTCCCAGATCAAAGGTGCCTCATGACAAAGACCACTCTGTGGGCACATGACGGCCCCCAAGGTTAAGGACCACCCGGTGTTAGTTTCCCAGGGCTgacctcctgcccctccctcctcGAGTCTTTGTGTGGTGGTATCATCTTCCCTGAGATGAAGTCTGGGGGGCTCTTCTTTACTGGTTTTGGCTCTGATTTTAGCGTGTTGGCTCCTGTGAGGCTGGTGTCCTGCTCACCTCCCCCCGCCCCGCCACCCGCCTTGTGGGTCCCTTCCCTGTGGGGATGTGTGTTCCTCTTGGGTAAGTCTCCTCCTGGGCCGAGGTTCCCAGATTCCTCAGTGCTCTTGGAGAGCCTTTGCTGCTGGAGCACAGGTTCTTCACGCCTGAGAGTGGACCTGCGATCACCACCTTCCTTGGAGGATCTTGGTGGATGCCCCCCTGACTACAGCAAATGGGGCTCTTTCTTCTCTGGCGGCGTCTCTGCTTCGAGACTCAGGCTCCAGCTTCCCTTCTCTCTGGTCCTTTGCTGGGGGGACCAGAGGTACAGATACCCTCATGATATAAGGATTTTCTTAGCGGGGAAGGTGTTGTCTCTACTGTGGCTAAGGCTCCAGCCTCTCTAGGGGACAAGTACCCTGGGCCTCTGGCACTTGCCCCTTCTCTGTGGAGGAGCTGCCTCCTCACTGGGTCTCAGCTGTAGCCGACTTCGATGTCACACTGTTCTGTCTGAAACATCACCTCCCTGGGTTAGCGCTCTTGTTCCCCTCCTTCTGGCTTGTGACCCCTCCAGGACTTCCTTCTCTTGCTGCCACAGTGTGGTCTCCTCTCTGTGGGTATTCTTCCTCTGCACTAGGATACCAGTCCTTTCCGTGTGGAGACACAGGGAGGGCGTCACCTGCCTAAGGTGTTGATTGCCTTGTTTAGGGGTGTAGACCATGAGACCTCTTCTCTCTCTGGGCTGGAGCACCTGCCCATGACCCTCTGTTGGGTTCTTGGGATGGAAAGAGGGAGTGTAAACTCTCGTTTCACATTCTTGTTCCCCCTATGCAGTAAGAGGCTTTTCTGTGTTGGGGTGTTGGACTTTGGTGAGGATCCCTGCACACCTGAGCTCTGGTGTCCAGGCCCTTGCCTTGTGTGAGCTCCCTGGGTCAAAGGGGCTTTCCCCTCCTCAGCCTGAATCCCCACTGTGGCACCTTCTCCTGGGTCCTTTTGTTGGTTGCTTTGCCTTCTTAGAGATTCCCCAGGTAGGGCGTGATAGCTGACCTGGGCGGGGGCTGCTGCGGCTTTCTTTAGGTTGGGCCTTTTACTGAGGAGATTTAAATTCCCTCAAGTGTAAGGTAGCACCCCTACCTATTATCACCCAGAATGGGTCCCTGCGGTGTTGGGAAAATTCTCCCTGGGGGTAAGGTACCAGCCCTGTCCTTTATGGGCTTCTTGTTCTAAAGCATATCCGTCCCATATGGTTGCTGCTAGTCACATGTGGTGATTAGTAActagttaaaaatgaaaaattcagttcctccATTACACTTGCCACATTTCAGATGTTCAGTGGCCAACAGATATGcgcaaatagagtgtttccagcATTGCAAAGTTCTGTTGGATAGCACTGTTTGCCAGATGTTCCCTTCTTTGTGGGTGAGGACTCTTTTGGTGTGACTTCCCTCTGTATTGAGGCTCTTGTTCCTCAGTATGGGGCTGTTTCTGTCTTTACAGTAAGTGACTACTCCAGGGTTCCCTGCCCTGCACACGTAGAGTGGGAGCGGCCCGTGGATCCCAGGGAACTGTGCTTTTCATTGTAGGCCCCCTCCCTGGAGGGGAAGAGGGCAATCTCCGCTGGTATCTCAGAAGTCTTCTTCTGAGGCATAAGCCTCTCTTCCCAGGGCTCCCCTGGTCTCGCTGTCAGGCCCTAAGGTATGTCTTCCCTTGGACTAAAGCTCCTTGGAACTCCCTTTTGACCTCAGTCTTCTCTGGGTTCCAGGtaacttcctttaaaataaagacGCTCCTCTCTTGAAGTTTTGGGTTCCTGCCCTGATGGTCTATGTCTCCCTGACTCTAAATTACCAATCCACTTGCTATGGGATTCCTCCATGAGTGCAGATCGGCTCCCTCACAGCTGCGGTACCTTTGCACCCTCTTATCTTAGTAAGATTTCTGTCTTCTCCCAGGTCTCTCTTGGGTACTGCCTTCTGCCCCCAAATCTCTAAGCCTTCTTGGTATTAGCTTCTTTGGGTTAGGAGTGTTATTTCCTTTTGGTTTAAGGATCCTGCTCTGGAATAAATGTCTTGGTGGTTTGAGTCCCTTCTACTTGGCATTCAGCCCTGTCTGCATGAGCGGGTTCAGCTCTTCACAGCTTTCGGCATCTCTGCTCGCCGTCgttttcccccacccccaatcttTCTTCTCCTACCTacagcttacacacacacacacacacacacacacacacacacacacgcccttcTCTGTGAGCTGCCAGTTTCATTTGTCTCCTGACTTGTCTGAGGGATGACCTCTCCTAgccacctctgcccagcccctcTGAGTAGGAAGTGTGATTTCCAGGGCTAATGCCTCCATCCCAGTCATCAGCTGTGTGCAGCATGACTGTCCTGCTCTGAAAAACCTTTTTGAGTGTATTCTGGGGAGAAGGTACTCCATGCTCTAGGAATTTTCCACTTCCTGAGTCAGAGGCACACAAAAAAGTATGTAACTTTTCTTGTTTCAACAAACTTATGGGGTCCCCTGTTGGCCAGACACTATGCTGGGCAGTCAAGCGAGCATCAGGAGAACTGGGGCTGGTCTCTTGTCAGATAGCAAATGCTTCTTCTCTTTACCAGTCCCACCTACCTCACTATGCTGACTAGGTCCATGTCTCTGGGTTTTTACCAGCCAGGGAATACGTGTTAATTCCTCTCCAATCTCTCCTAGCAGCGTCCGTCTCCAAGAGAGTATGAAGAGAGTGCGTCTGTAGGGCAGGGAAGATGGCGGACAAGCGCAAACTCCAAGGTACTAGACTGACTTCCTGCTGCACCTGTAGCCACATGCTCCCTCTTCTGAGGACTGCTCTTTAGATACCTGCCACCTGGGCAGGATTCTCACAGCCTTGTTCCTCCCTGGCCAGGTGAGATTGATCGCTGCCTCAAGAAGGTGTCCGAGGGCGTGGAGCAGTTTGAAGATATTTGGCAGAAGGTACAGGGGCTGAGACCCTAATAATCTGGGTCTTCAGAGAGGAGGGCACAGGAAGGCGGCTCAGGACCTCTGGGTGTTGACCAGCGGGAGGGGCTACATATGCAGATGCTGAGGACCTAAGAGAATCAGCTCTAAGATGGATTGGGGGTAGGGGTTGGGGGGGGTCCTCGAGTCCCTAGCATAAGGAAGAATCACTGGAGTGGGTACTGGGACATCCCCTCCCACACTGACTTCTCAATTCTCTCCATCCCTCAGCTCCACAATGCAGCCAACGCGAACCAGAAAGAAAAGTATGAGGCTGACCTAAAGAAGGAGATTAAGAAGCTACAAGTgagggggctgggggcctggacgcCTTTGTCCTGAGGGTAGAGGGAACTGGGAGAGTGGACTGCTGGGTCCCAGGGAGAAGGAGCTGTGGGCCCCAGTTCCTGGGTCCTGAGGTCTGACTTTCTTGCTTTTCCCATCTGCAGCGGCTGAGGGACCAAATCAAGACATGGGTAGCGTCCAACGAGATCAAGGACAAGAGGCAGCTTATAGACAACCGCAAGCTCATTGAGACGGTAGGAGCCCAGAGCCTGAGTCCCAGAGAGGTGGGAAGGTCACCAGATTCTTGAGATCCCAAGGGGCGGAGGCAGAGCGGCCAGACCCCAGAGGTCCTCAAGAGAAGTAAGGTTTCTGCACCTAAGGGAAGTGAAGAGGCAGCGGACTCAGAGCTCAGAAAGTAGGGTCACGAGGCTCAGGTCGGAGTGTCTGCTGGCCCTTAGTCAGCTCCTTTCCCACCTTTGAGAGCCCCCCTGCCAACTGCACTCTCTACAGCAAATGGAACGGTTCAAAGTTGTGGAACGAGAGACCAAAACCAAAGCTTACAGCAAAgagggcctgggcctggcccagaagGTAGATCCTGcccagaaggagaaggaagaggttgGCCAGTGGCTCACGGTGAGTTGGGGTAGAGAAGAGGAGGTGAACTCTGAGGATCCTGAGCCCTGGGTGTAGGCGGAACCCTAGCTGATgggcttcctcttcctctccctcccctagaATACCATCGACACGCTCAACATGCAGGTGGACCAGTTTGAGAGTGAAGTGGAGTCACTGTCAGTGCAGACACGCAAGAAGAAGGGCGACAAGGATGTGAGTGAGGGAGACCCGACACCTTTGGGATGGGGATGGGCATGGGAATGGGCTGGCCAGCAGGAGGCCAGTCATTTATGCTCCTGGGAGTTGGGGCCTGGATTCCTCAGGCGGACAGGGCCAACAGCCGGGATTAGGGATTTGAGAGACAGGATTGGGAGGGCTTAGCAGCTGCACGCGTGGGGCAGGAAGGAGGTCAGACAGAATCTCAGGGTCCCCTGGGTGTCTGGGTAGACCGTGGGGCCTTTGTGAAGAGGAGCGACTTGGGGGAAGGTGAGTGCAGGTTGagcttgggccacagagtaaaAGTGAGACCTGAAGGACACCCATGGCAAGAGGCCTCCTGGCACCCAGAGGGCCCTGGTCCTAGGGAGAGCACAGTGGGTAGAGACAAGGCAGAACATGGAGAAGGCAGAGAACCAGGCCTGAAGGAAGACAGGAGTCTGGGACAAAGCTGGATGTTGGGGTCCCAGGTTCTAAAATCCGGGATTGTGGGGTATGAGTTCAAAGGGATACAAACTGTACAGACTTGCTGAAACCAGAAAGACAGGGAGGGGAGAGCCGGGTCCTCAGGGAAGCTGTGGGTGGGAGAGGGTCAGGAAGTGGAAGATGACAGGGTTGGGTGTCAGACTCTGAGGGGTTTGGGAACCAGGGGCTTTCGGGGAGATGATGGGTCCTTGAACAGAGCAGAGATTTGGAACCAAGGCTAAGATGTTAAATCCTAAAGGGGCCTTGAGGGGAGGGCAGGAGCGAGGCTTAGGAATCTGGGCTCTCTCAGGGATAAATGGGTAGGGTTGGGGGCCTAGTGATGACAgatatcacaattctaaacagCAAGCTCCTCACAAATGGGGGTTATCATTGTTACTGCTGGAGCAGGTCGGAGGGTATCTGTATGCCAGAGGCAGTCACAGTGGTGGGCGGGCTCAGTTGAGAAATCTGGGCTGTCAGGTGAGGTGCAGATGGAGGCCAAGTCGTGGGATGGCACAAGGACCTCTGGGTCTTTTAGAGGTTTCCAAGGACTCCTGGAGCCAGAAaggtgtggggagaggagggagcagTGGGATCCCAAGATGTCAAGGCTAAGATTGGTCCCCACAGGGCTCAGAGGGTGGGTGGACCCCATACTGCCCCACCCCGAAGGGGATGGCGTGGAGGCTTTGGGTCTCCACAGGGGTCAGGGACTGAGGACAGGTTCTGTGGGGGCAGGAGGGGCCAAGCAGGTGCTCTGCAGCCCCTGAGCCTGGCCCTGGGCTCGCCAGCAGAAGCAGGACCGGATTGAGGGCTTGAAGCGGCACATCGAGAAGCACCGCTACCACGTGCGCATGCTAGAGACCATCCTGCGCATGCTGGACAATGACTCCATCCTCGTTGACGCCATCCGCAAGATCAAGGACGACGTTGAGTACTATGTTGACTCATCCCAGGACCCCGACTTCGAGGAGAACGAGTTTCTCTACGATGACCTGGACCTCGAGGACATTCGTGAGGCCCTGGGGCTGATCGTGGCACAGGAAGTGAGGGCCCAGAATGGGCTGTGTGAGCCAGCTAAGCATGCCCTTCTTCTGCCCCCACAGCACAGGCGCTGGTCGCCACCTCCCCTCCCAGCCACAGCCACATGGAGGATGAGATCTTCAACCAGTCCAGCAGCACGCCCACCTCAACCACCTCCAGCTCTCCCATCCCGCCCAGCCCAGCCAACTGTACCACGGTGAGGCCCCACGGGACACTAGTACCTTGTGTTTCCAGCAGGGCAGGACTCGAGGAGACAAATCTGGGTCACTCCAAAGTGGCTATGGGAGCGTAATTGAGGAAACACAGATCTAGGTATCCAGGGTCTAGGCTCTTGGAGCACACGCTAAGGTCCTATATCTGGGTCCCTAAAGGACATAAAGAGCAATAGGGTGCATCCCGCGCCAGTTTAGGTCCTGGATCTGGGAAGTGGGAGGGGCCGGTGCCTGGGCTGCCTGAGGAGGCTGGGTAGCTGGCCACCTTGGGCAGGGATCCAAGGGTTGGCTTCCCTGTGGAGAGCAGGTTCCCAGATCCTTAAGAGGCTGGTGGGTCAGTGCTGGCTCCCAGAAAACAAGAAGACTGGAGAGCCTGAATTGAGATGGTTTCTCCAGGCAGATTAAGGACAGCCATTTGACCAGCTCTGGGGCCGCAATGGCAGTCAATTGGGCCCAGGTCCCCGGGGCATTCAGAGATTGGCGGTTCTCCATCAGAGCCCCAGAGGTCACACAGGTTTCTATTCTGCCTCCCCTACCTCAGGAAAACTCTGAAGATGATAAGAAGAGGGGACGTTCCACAGACAGTGAAGTCAGCCAGGTGGGTGTGAGCCTGGACCGGGTGGGCACGCCATTCACTCCTCTGTTGCTTCCCAAAGGCATCTTGAGGCCTGAGCGCCGGCCACTGTGCTGGGCTGGTGGACACAGGTGGCTCAGAAATCAGTGCTGCCCTgagggcaggtgggcagggcaAGTGGACAGGTGACTGGTGCTGTGGTCAAGGGGGTAGCACACAGGTCACCCTTGGCCTGGCCAGGCAGTCAGGAGATGCTGCTGTGGAGTGCCCTGGGCTTCACAGTCAGGTGAGTTTGCCTGGCAGGGAGAGGTGGCAGCCAGTAACATGGGCAAGTTGTGACAGAAAGTTTGGAAGTGAGGAGAGATGAGTCTGGCCAGGTCTGCAGGGCCAGGGCCCAACTGTGAGCACAGGGACTGGGACTGTCAGGCTGAGGGGCTCAGGCTTTGTGGACCTGAGTGGCCTCCAGAGTCCAATAAGCCTAGGAAGCGATGGGGCCTTTGCTGTGCTGATAATACACACTGCAAATTTCTGAGAGGAGACGGTGGCGGGCAGTGCTTCTTCAACTCCTTTAACATCTCCCAGGACAGGAGCACGCTTTCGGAAACGCTGCTACAGAACAATGTTAGGCAGGAGCAGCATGGGCCTGAGGCCCCTCTGTGGGCTAACGGGATGGATGGTTCCAAGGGGACACCCTGAGTGGGCATTGAGGAGGCTGGTGTGGAGACTAAGGGGACCCGCAGGTAGTAGTGAGGGCGGGCAACAGGGCCAGGAGGTGATGAGGAGAGACACTGAGGCAGGTACTccaggggccaggctgggctctgCCACCTTCCCAGGCCCCCACTGCCAAGCAGCGATGCCCAGGAGAGAAGTGGGTAGTCAGTCCTGTTGGGCGCTTGGTAAGCGCAAGGTGCCTGTGGGGTGGCTGGAAAGAAGCCCAGGAGGTGGTTAGGCTCAGCAGCCGGAGTGCTGTCCACAGATTGCCTGCGGTAGGGATACCATGAGCACATTTACCCTCCCACCACTTTCTGGAGTGCTGGTAACTTCCAGCCCTGTGAGTAGCTTCTGTGACCCTTCAGGTGACATTCAGAATTACTATCCAATTTCCAGCTGTTTTTCCTTCTACTCTTGGACATTAGGCGGCTCCAGCTAATCTCATATTGAGAACACTTAAGTGTTTCCCACTAGTCCTCTGGCTTCCAACAGATGGATCTTCTCTGGCTGACAACCTAAGTTGTGTGTCAGATCCCTGTGGGGGTGTCCATGGGGCGGTGTCCAGGCAGGACTTGGGAAGCTGGGCAGGCTGGAAATCAGTGTGAGTGTTTTAAGCATGAAGGTGATTGAAGCCATGAGGGTGAGTAAGGTCACCCAGGTCCCCAAGAGGGCAGGAGCAGGTGGGGGCAGCGAGGCCAGAGAGGAGGCTGCTGGGACAAAGATGGAGCCTGAggtgggggtggtgagggagACCAGCTGGCCCACTGGGTCCTGACCCTCTGCTCTCTCCCACCCGCAGTCTCCAGCCAAAAACGGCTCCAAGCCTGTCCACAGCAACCAGCACCCTCAGTCCCCAGCTGTGCCGCCCACCTACCCCTCCGGCCCCCCGCCTGCTGCCTCTGCCTTGAGCACCACTCCTGGCAACAATGGGGTCCCCGCCCCCGCAGCACCCCCAAGTGCCCTGGGCCCCAAGGCCAGTCCAGCTCCCAGCCACAACTCGGGCACCCCTGCTCCCTATGCCCAGGCTGTGGCCCCACCAGCTCCCAGTGGGCCCAGCACGACCCAGCCCCGGCCCCCCAGCGTCCAGCCTAgcggaggcggaggcggcggCAGCGGAGGTGGAGGGAGCAGCAGCAGTAGTAACAGCAGTGCCGGTGGAGGGGCTGGCAAGCAGAATGGCGCCACCAGTGAGTGAGGAGGCAGCGGGGTGGGGGGCGTGGGCGGGGCTGGGCAGCAGGCAGCAGCCCTTTCCATTTACTCTTTGTTCCCAGGTTACAGCTCAGTTGTGGCAGACAGCCCGGCAGAGGTGGCTTTGAGCAGCAGTGGGGGCAACAATGCCAGCAGCCAGGCCTTGGGCCCCCCTTCCGGCCCCCACAACCCACCTCCCAGCACCTCGTGAGTGTCTCGGCCATCGGCAGGGTTGGGATGGCAGCCTTTTGAAACAGAGAGGCGCAGGCGCCTCACCCCCGCATCGGTGGGTTCTGAACCCCCCGCCCTTGCTGCTGGGAATGGCCAAGCGCTATCCTCCATCTCCCTCGGGTGTTACACCCCCACTTCTTTCCAGCAAGGAAACTACATCAGCCTCCCTGCTTTGCCCTTCAGAACATTCTAAAATACGTTCTCATCTAAGTGGAAGTTTTCTCAAGAGCCCCATACCCTTTCCTCCCCATTTCTGTTACCTGCCTGAGGCCAATTGACTGCCACCGGAGGGTCACTGTTTCACTTTTCAAAGTGAATTGTCCCGAAGTCCTTATTCCTCTGCAGCCACTCCTTCAAATCTTAGCTCAGACCATTCCACTGGGTCTGCCTGTTTCCCGAAGAATGCCCTAAGAAAGATCAGTGTGCACAAAGGAAAGGCCTGCTTCCTGCCCCCTCACCCCAGCTCCAGCTGGCCTGCCCAAGGGGGAGTGGGCCCTGTGAACACCTGCCCAGGGCAAGTGGTTTTGATCAGCCTGTGGCCTGGTGGAGCACCCGAGaatcctcacccccacccccacagctcTGCTCTGCTGATGAGAAACCATTCCAAAGATTGGGCTCTGCCTTTGTTTGCCCAGAGAACCACTTCTTTCTCCCATCTGTCTGCCCTCACCTGCCCCTCTCAGATCCCATCTGATCTGTGCAGTCTCCCCTCTCTCCAGCCAGGCCTCTCTGCCCATCCCACCCTCAGGGACCCTCCTCTCAACCCCCTCTTCCATGCTCTCTCTCCAGGAAGGAACCCAGTGCGGCAGCCCCAACGGGGGCTGGGGGCGTGGCCCCAGGCTCAGGGAACAACTCAGGGGGACCCAGCCTCCTGGTGCCACTGCCTGTGAATCCTCCCAGCTCCCCAACGCCCAGCTTCAGTGATGCCAAGGCAGCCGGTGCCCTGCTCAATGGGCCTCCACAGTTCAGCACCGCCCCAGAAATCAAGGTGGGCTCCTCGGACATCCCCCGAGCCTCTGTGTCCTGACTCTGTTGTTTCTTTCCTCCAGGTCTCTAGCtgcaccccctgcccccaccctcttTCTGGATCTCTTTCTCTGGCTTTCTGTCCCCTTCTCACACTTGCTCTTTCTCCAGGTCTTTCTGTACCACCCTCCCCGTGACCTTGATCTCTGGGGGCTCTCATACCTCCTCTCTTGTTCCCTCCAAAGCTCTGTTTCTCTGggtctcttttcctttctcttggttGCACTTGTTGCTTGCTCTCTCTGGGTCTCCATCTTCATCCCCCCCGCAGGCCCTCAGTTTCTGTCCCCGTTTGTCCTCACAAGGCATAGACTGGTGTACTTTCTGCACAAGTAGAAAGACTGGTTGGGTGAATGCAGCCTGGTTCCACCCTTTAGGAAGCTTCCCTGCTGGGGCAGCTGCAGGGAAGGTTGCGGTGGGCCCACCGAGGGGCATCTGACCTGACCTGGGAGACAGGCCCAGGAAGGTCTGAGAGGGGGTGATGTTTAAGCTGAGACCTGGACCAGGCAGGGGGGCTAACAGCTGCAGGAAGGGCTTCAGGAGGTGCTTTAGGAGGAGCATGCATCTGCCTGTGTGCTTAGGAAGCTGGGCAGGATGcagcagagaggagagaggtgTCCACTCTGCAGGAGACAGTGCCACCAGCTGCAGGGCTGAGATAGTGGGTGTAGCAGGATAGGACGGTGGGGTCCTGATCATCGAGGGTCAGGAGCTGGGGCTTGGCTTGTGAGCCAGTATACTGTAGCGCAGCTTCCATGGGGGGACCAGTGTGTATGCCCAGGCTGTCCAGGAGGCAGTGTGCGCGCCCAGGCTGTCCAGGAGGCAGTGTGCGCGCCCAGGCTGTCCAGGTCCAAGTCTTGGCATTGTCCTTTCTGTGCCTTCATCTGGGAAACGGCAATAGTCACGATTATACCTACTATGTAGGGTTATTTGGAAGACTAAATCATCCTCATAAAGCTCTTGGAACAGTTTCTGGCCCAACagaagcattaattttttttttttttcttttttgagacagagtcttgctctgtcacccaggctggagtgcagtggtgcaatctcagctgaatgcaacatccgcctcctgggttcaagcgattctcctgccgcagcctactgagtagctgggattacaggcgcctgccaccacgccaggctaatttttatatttttaatagagatggggttttgccatgttggtcaggcaggtcttgaactccgaacctcaggtgatccacccacctcgacctcccaaagtgctgggattacaggtgtgagccaccgtgcccggcccaaatttTAGAAGTAGGTGGACAGGATATTTATAGTGCGtgcatttttctggaaaaagggAAACAGCAGCTTTGAGATTTTCAGAAGGGGTCCATATCTTTtaacaccaccaacaacaaaaatgaatcgCTGGGGTGGGTGGTCGGGAACCATGGCAAGGTTTGGAGTAGAGAAGGAACAACATGACTTCATTGGAAAGGTCCCCTGGGGCTGGTGAGGACAGGATAGAGGGAGGGTGGTCTGGGCAGGAGAGGACAGGCCTGGGCTGTGTGGGACATGGTGGCACGACAGGGAAGGGAGCCATCCAGTGGGGTTTAGAAGCAGGACggatagctgggcgtggtggctcacacctgtaatcccagctcttagggaggcagaggcgggaggatagcttgagcccaggagtttgagacctgcctgggcgaTATAGCGAGACAGAATGGATAAGCCTTGGCGACTGACTCGTTGTGGAGAGTCCAGCACAGGGCTGGGGTTTGGGACAGCTGCACGTGGCTGGAGGAGATGGGAGGAACCAGCCCTGACTTTGGGGAACAGAAGCCTGCTGTAACCTTTGTAATAGGAAACGAGGCTGTGGCTGCGGGGCTGGAGACCCAACCTACCTGTTTCCAGCAAGGAGACTGAAGCCTAGCCGGGCTGGGCCCACCCCGATTCCAGTCACCCCATGCCAGTCACAGGCAGACAGCTGAGCATGTAGACCTCCTGCCTCCTTCAAGACAGGCGGGAGCTCTCCCAGCGTGTAGGTGTCCCTAGTGAAGGAGCGTGTACTATTGGCACATCCTTTGACAAAAATGGTAGCGCACTGTACATATTCTGCAGGTTGGCGTTTACTTCTGTAGTATGTCACGAACTTGTATTTTGAAAATCTCGGCGTAGTATTCCATGCTGCAGAGTCCCACTCACGAGACGTTCCTCTGCTGATGAATGCGTCGTGGTCTCCGATTGTTTCCCTACAGTTTGATGCTTTTACCTGTCATGGGTAGATTGTGGGGAGTGGGTCGTTGGCCCTCCACGGCCCCCAAACAGGGCAGGTGAGAGCATCTGGGGCCTGTGTCAGGCTGCACTTGCTCCTGCAGCCCAAGTGCTCAGGCCAGGCCTCTTGTTTCCTCCCCAGGCCCCTGAGCCTCTGAGCTCCTTGAAGTCCATGGCGGAACGGGCAGCCATCAGCTCTGGCATTGAGGACCCTGTGCCAACGCTGCACCTGACCGAGCGAGGTGAGGGACCCAGGATGGTGGGGAAGCAGCGGGCCAAAGAGGAGGGGCTGCCCCTGACCCATCCTCACCACTGAGGGGGCCGgacccccaccctccccacagaCATCATCCTGAGCAGTACATCAGCACCTCCGGCCTCAGCCCAGCCGCCCCTGCAGCTGTCAGAGGTGAACATACCGCTGTCGCTGGGTGTCTGTCCACTGGGCCCTGTGCCCCTCACCAAGGAGCAGCTCTATCAGCAGGCCATGGAAGAGGCCGCCTGGCACCACATGCCTCACCCCTCTGACTCTGAGCGTATTCGGTGAGGGGCCACAGGGAAGGGGGATGGTCTGGGACTTGAGTCTTACGGAGGAGGCAGTGGCTGAACCTGTGAGGCTGTGGGT
Proteins encoded in this window:
- the CNOT3 gene encoding CCR4-NOT transcription complex subunit 3 isoform X8 is translated as MADKRKLQGEIDRCLKKVSEGVEQFEDIWQKLHNAANANQKEKYEADLKKEIKKLQRLRDQIKTWVASNEIKDKRQLIDNRKLIETQMERFKVVERETKTKAYSKEGLGLAQKVDPAQKEKEEVGQWLTNTIDTLNMQVDQFESEVESLSVQTRKKKGDKDKQDRIEGLKRHIEKHRYHVRMLETILRMLDNDSILVDAIRKIKDDVEYYVDSSQDPDFEENEFLYDDLDLEDIPQALVATSPPSHSHMEDEIFNQSSSTPTSTTSSSPIPPSPANCTTENSEDDKKRGRSTDSEVSQSPAKNGSKPVHSNQHPQSPAVPPTYPSGPPPAASALSTTPGNNGVPAPAAPPSALGPKASPAPSHNSGTPAPYAQAVAPPAPSGPSTTQPRPPSVQPSGGGGGGSGGGGSSSSSNSSAGGGAGKQNGATSYSSVVADSPAEVALSSSGGNNASSQALGPPSGPHNPPPSTSKEPSAAAPTGAGGVAPGSGNNSGGPSLLVPLPVNPPSSPTPSFSDAKAAGALLNGPPQFSTAPEIKAPEPLSSLKSMAERAAISSGIEDPVPTLHLTERDIILSSTSAPPASAQPPLQLSEVNIPLSLGVCPLGPVPLTKEQLYQQAMEEAAWHHMPHPSDSERIRQYLPRNPCPTPPYHHQMPPPHSDTVEFYQRLSTETLFFIFYYLELL
- the CNOT3 gene encoding CCR4-NOT transcription complex subunit 3 isoform 2 (isoform 2 is encoded by transcript variant 2), with product MADKRKLQGEIDRCLKKVSEGVEQFEDIWQKLHNAANANQKEKYEADLKKEIKKLQRLRDQIKTWVASNEIKDKRQLIDNRKLIETQMERFKVVERETKTKAYSKEGLGLAQKVDPAQKEKEEVGQWLTNTIDTLNMQVDQFESEVESLSVQTRKKKGDKDQKQDRIEGLKRHIEKHRYHVRMLETILRMLDNDSILVDAIRKIKDDVEYYVDSSQDPDFEENEFLYDDLDLEDIPQALVATSPPSHSHMEDEIFNQSSSTPTSTTSSSPIPPSPANCTTENSEDDKKRGRSTDSEVSQSPAKNGSKPVHSNQHPQSPAVPPTYPSGPPPAASALSTTPGNNGVPAPAAPPSALGPKASPAPSHNSGTPAPYAQAVAPPAPSGPSTTQPRPPSVQPSGGGGGGSGGGGSSSSSNSSAGGGAGKQNGATSYSSVVADSPAEVALSSSGGNNASSQALGPPSGPHNPPPSTSKEPSAAAPTGAGGVAPGSGNNSGGPSLLVPLPVNPPSSPTPSFSDAKAAGALLNGPPQFSTAPEIKAPEPLSSLKSMAERAAISSGIEDPVPTLHLTERDIILSSTSAPPASAQPPLQLSEVNIPLSLGVCPLGPVPLTKEQLYQQAMEEAAWHHMPHPSDSERIRQYLPRNPCPTPPYHHQMPPPHSDTVEFYQRLSTETLFFIFYYLEGTKAQYLAAKALKKQSWRFHTKYMMWFQRHEEPKTITDEFEQIPDHLLVHSLTAFSPGQGTYIYFDYEKWGQRKKEGFTFEYRYLEDRDLQ